A region of Pseudarthrobacter sp. NIBRBAC000502770 DNA encodes the following proteins:
- a CDS encoding vitamin K epoxide reductase family protein: MPSISPVSAHEQERAAEPQASAAGSLPRMARNRPFGWLLVITGIVGWLASGTLVLEKLEVLKDPNHTTVCDVNPWISCGQVMQTWQSSLFGFPNMFIGIVAFAITITVGMALLSGATFARWYWLGLQAGVTLGFAFVVWLWSQALYSIHILCPFCMIVWAAMIPLFVWTTIRNISAGVIPLPARATRILGDSGWIITALLYVAVIATIFFAFIQVFAGTSGF; encoded by the coding sequence ATGCCCAGCATCTCCCCCGTCAGCGCCCACGAGCAGGAACGGGCCGCCGAGCCGCAGGCCAGCGCCGCCGGAAGCCTTCCGCGGATGGCGCGCAACCGGCCCTTTGGTTGGTTGCTGGTCATCACCGGAATCGTCGGCTGGCTCGCTTCCGGAACCCTGGTCCTGGAAAAACTCGAGGTACTCAAGGACCCCAACCACACCACCGTGTGCGACGTGAATCCGTGGATCTCCTGCGGGCAGGTCATGCAGACCTGGCAAAGTTCCCTCTTCGGCTTCCCCAACATGTTTATCGGCATCGTGGCCTTCGCCATCACCATCACGGTGGGCATGGCCCTGCTGTCCGGAGCGACCTTTGCCCGCTGGTACTGGCTCGGGCTGCAGGCAGGAGTCACGCTCGGCTTCGCGTTCGTCGTCTGGCTGTGGTCCCAGGCCCTGTACTCCATCCACATCCTGTGCCCGTTTTGCATGATCGTCTGGGCGGCCATGATCCCGCTCTTCGTGTGGACCACCATCCGGAACATCAGCGCGGGCGTCATCCCCCTGCCCGCCCGGGCAACCCGCATCCTTGGCGATTCCGGCTGGATCATCACGGCGCTGCTGTATGTTGCCGTCATCGCCACCATCTTTTTTGCGTTCATCCAGGTGTTCGCGGGTACCTCGGGCTTTTAG
- a CDS encoding folylpolyglutamate synthase/dihydrofolate synthase family protein produces the protein MTDEFSVESVYAELLGRAPENKMEPRLAPLFRAMDVLGEPNKAYPIIHVTGTNGKTSTSRMIESVLRAHGLSTGRYTSPHLSKVTERISIDGHPVSDETFVRIWDEIRPYLQIVDSELEAEGQPRLTYFECLTILGFAIFADQPVNVAIIEVGLGGITDATNVGDGQVSVVTPISLDHTDLLGDTTEDIAYEKAGIIKPGGYLISAAQPLDAAQVLLEKAKEVGVPFRFEGVEFGVESRAVAVGGQMVTIQGIAGRYPDLLVPLHGAHQAQNAAVAVAALEAFFGGEKELDFEVLQEGFAAVTSPGRLEVVRTAPTIIVDAAHNPDGIKASAAALQEAFTFTRLVPVVGVLKEKDAEEILRQLKESLGGVAGEYCFTQSNSPRAVPAAELAELAIDLGFGEDNVHVAEKLDDALEWAVERAEANDDLSGGVLVTGSITLVAEARILLGKTEA, from the coding sequence ATGACCGACGAATTCTCCGTGGAAAGCGTCTACGCCGAACTCCTGGGACGTGCGCCGGAAAACAAGATGGAACCCCGGCTGGCTCCGCTGTTCCGCGCCATGGACGTGCTCGGCGAGCCCAACAAGGCGTACCCGATCATCCACGTCACCGGAACCAACGGCAAGACCTCCACCTCGCGGATGATCGAATCCGTGCTCCGCGCCCATGGCCTGAGTACGGGGCGGTACACCAGCCCGCACCTGTCCAAGGTCACCGAACGGATCAGCATCGACGGCCACCCCGTGTCCGATGAGACGTTCGTTCGGATCTGGGACGAGATCAGGCCCTACCTGCAGATCGTGGACTCCGAACTGGAAGCCGAGGGCCAGCCCCGCCTGACCTACTTCGAGTGCCTCACCATCCTGGGCTTCGCCATCTTCGCCGACCAGCCCGTCAACGTGGCCATCATCGAAGTGGGCCTTGGCGGCATCACCGACGCCACCAACGTGGGCGACGGCCAGGTATCGGTGGTGACGCCGATTTCGCTGGACCACACGGACCTGCTGGGCGACACCACCGAGGACATCGCCTACGAAAAGGCCGGCATCATCAAGCCCGGCGGCTACCTCATCAGCGCAGCGCAACCCCTTGACGCGGCCCAGGTTCTGCTGGAAAAGGCCAAGGAAGTGGGTGTGCCTTTCCGCTTCGAGGGCGTTGAGTTCGGCGTCGAGTCACGGGCAGTGGCCGTGGGCGGGCAGATGGTCACCATCCAGGGCATCGCCGGCCGCTACCCGGACCTGCTGGTACCGCTGCACGGCGCCCACCAGGCGCAGAACGCCGCCGTGGCCGTGGCAGCCCTGGAAGCATTCTTCGGGGGCGAAAAGGAACTCGACTTCGAGGTCCTGCAGGAAGGGTTCGCCGCGGTGACGTCACCCGGGCGCCTCGAAGTGGTCCGCACCGCGCCCACCATCATCGTGGACGCCGCCCACAACCCCGACGGCATCAAGGCCTCGGCCGCCGCGCTGCAGGAAGCGTTCACCTTCACCCGGCTGGTTCCGGTGGTGGGAGTGCTCAAGGAGAAAGACGCAGAGGAGATCCTTCGCCAGCTCAAGGAATCCCTGGGGGGCGTGGCTGGGGAATACTGCTTCACCCAGTCCAACTCCCCGCGCGCCGTTCCCGCGGCGGAACTGGCGGAGCTGGCCATTGACCTGGGCTTCGGCGAGGACAACGTCCACGTCGCCGAGAAACTGGACGATGCACTGGAATGGGCTGTGGAACGGGCCGAGGCCAACGACGACCTTTCCGGCGGCGTGCTGGTCACAGGCTCGATCACCCTGGTGGCCGAGGCGCGGATCCTGCTCGGAAAAACGGAGGCATGA
- a CDS encoding DUF4233 domain-containing protein: MARLTKAQREWRPGMPRKRRSTKVMFASTVLLLEAFVMFFATLVVFGLRRGEFPPALILGVGIALSVVMVFACAVLNKPWGIGLGWVLQIVLILTGIFEPAMFLVGALFAVAWWYGIRTGIRLDREAAQRAREQAEWEATHPDQAAGPAQPQTP, encoded by the coding sequence ATGGCCAGACTGACAAAAGCGCAGCGCGAGTGGCGGCCCGGCATGCCCAGGAAGCGGCGTTCCACCAAGGTCATGTTCGCCTCCACCGTGCTGCTGCTCGAAGCGTTTGTCATGTTCTTTGCCACGCTGGTGGTGTTTGGGCTGCGCCGCGGGGAATTCCCGCCCGCCCTGATCCTCGGCGTCGGCATTGCCCTCAGCGTGGTCATGGTCTTCGCCTGCGCGGTCCTCAACAAGCCCTGGGGCATCGGCCTTGGATGGGTCCTGCAGATCGTCCTGATCCTGACCGGCATTTTCGAGCCGGCCATGTTCCTGGTGGGCGCCCTCTTTGCGGTGGCCTGGTGGTACGGCATCCGCACCGGCATCCGGCTGGACCGGGAAGCCGCCCAGCGCGCCCGCGAACAGGCCGAATGGGAAGCCACGCACCCCGACCAGGCCGCGGGTCCCGCCCAACCGCAGACCCCATAA
- the ndk gene encoding nucleoside-diphosphate kinase, with protein sequence MTTERTLVLIKPDGVARNLTGAILARIEAKGYSLVELKKVDATRELLEQHYEEHVGKPFYEPLVEFMLSGPVVAAIFEGHRVIEGFRSLAGTTDPTTAAPGTIRGDFGRDWGLKVQQNLVHGSDSTESADREIKIWFQG encoded by the coding sequence GTGACCACTGAGCGCACCCTCGTCCTGATCAAGCCCGACGGCGTCGCCCGTAACCTGACCGGGGCCATCCTGGCCCGCATCGAAGCCAAGGGCTACAGCCTTGTTGAGCTGAAGAAGGTTGACGCCACCCGTGAGCTCCTGGAGCAGCACTACGAGGAGCACGTGGGCAAGCCGTTCTACGAGCCCCTGGTGGAATTCATGCTCAGCGGCCCCGTGGTGGCGGCCATTTTCGAAGGCCACCGTGTCATCGAAGGCTTCCGCTCCCTGGCGGGCACCACGGACCCCACGACGGCGGCCCCCGGCACCATCCGCGGCGACTTCGGCCGGGATTGGGGCCTGAAGGTGCAGCAGAACCTGGTCCACGGCTCCGACTCGACTGAGTCAGCCGACCGGGAGATCAAGATCTGGTTCCAGGGCTGA
- the ileS gene encoding isoleucine--tRNA ligase, whose product MTFYPKASASSTGSNGSAGVSASVKFPEIEERILKYWDQDGTFQASIDQRSADAPGGEPGSNEFVFYDGPPFANGLPHYGHLLTGYAKDLVGRYQTQRGKRVERRFGWDTHGLPAELEAMKQLGMTDKTQIEAMGIDKFNDACRASVMKYADEWRSYVTRQARWVDFDNDYKTLNVEYMESVLWAFKQLHDKGLTYNGYRVLPYCWKDETPLSNHELRMDDDVYKNRQDQTVTVTFPILAGGSALSKQLDGVQALAWTTTPWTLPTNAALAVGPSITYAVLPAGPNGIKAASADAPVTGSFMLAADLLGSYAKDLGYDSFEDAEAAVVSTHTGAELEGLEYQRLWDDFADNEKYGMENAWRFVVADYVTTTDGTGIVHQAPAYGEDDQKVCEEAGIPVVLSVDEGAKFLPLFKHGDLHDIVGLQVFEANKPITQVLRAQGRLVRQASYEHSYPHCWRCRNPLIYRAVSSWYVEVTKFKDRMSELNQEINWIPGNVKDGQFGKWLENARDWSISRNRFWGSPIPVWQSTDPEYPRTDVYGSLAEIEADFGRLPLNKDGQVDLHRPFIDELTRPNPDDPRTPEEGQSVMRRVEDVLDVWFDSGSMPYGQVHYPFENEAWFNTHNPADFIVEYIGQTRGWFYMLHILSTALFDRPAFRNVISHGIVLGSDGQKMSKSLRNYPDVSEVLDRDGSDAMRWFLMSSPILRGGNLIVTEQGIRDGVRQVILPLWNVYSFFTLYTNAAAAGQGYDAKLRYDGYADTLDQYLLANTGDLVRNMTVQLDTYDISGACDSLRSYLDMLTNWYVRRSRQRFFDEDQDAFDALFTALETVTRAAAPLLPLVSEEIWRGLTGGRSVHLADWPDADLFPANPALVEAMDRVQQICSTGSSLRKAANLRVRLPLQELTVVAPGADVLEGFAAVVADELNLRSVRLLDAATASPEEFGIQQKLVVNARAAGPRLGKNVQVAIKGSKSGDWSVDDAGVVTAGGLQLEPQEYTLETVVAESEGGSAAVAVLPGGGFVVLNTEVTPELEAEGLARDMVRAIQQARKDAGLNVSDRIRTTVTAAQHVVDALLANAELVKGETLTVELAAGPGDVSEPAVAVEKVEA is encoded by the coding sequence ATGACGTTTTACCCCAAGGCCTCAGCCTCCAGCACCGGTTCCAACGGCAGCGCCGGCGTTTCCGCCTCCGTGAAGTTCCCGGAGATCGAAGAGCGCATCCTGAAGTACTGGGACCAGGACGGCACCTTCCAGGCCAGCATCGACCAGCGCAGTGCCGACGCCCCCGGCGGCGAGCCCGGCAGCAACGAATTCGTTTTCTACGACGGCCCGCCCTTCGCCAACGGCCTGCCGCACTACGGCCACCTCCTCACCGGCTACGCCAAGGACCTGGTGGGCCGCTACCAGACCCAGCGCGGCAAGCGCGTGGAGCGCCGCTTCGGCTGGGACACCCACGGCCTGCCTGCCGAGCTCGAGGCCATGAAACAGCTGGGGATGACGGACAAGACCCAGATCGAGGCCATGGGCATCGACAAGTTCAACGACGCCTGCCGCGCGTCCGTGATGAAGTACGCCGACGAATGGCGCAGCTACGTCACCCGCCAGGCACGCTGGGTGGACTTCGACAACGACTACAAGACCCTCAACGTCGAGTACATGGAGTCGGTCCTCTGGGCGTTCAAGCAGCTGCACGACAAAGGGCTGACCTACAACGGCTACCGGGTCCTGCCCTACTGCTGGAAGGACGAAACGCCGCTGTCCAACCACGAGCTGCGCATGGACGACGACGTCTACAAGAACCGCCAGGACCAGACCGTCACCGTCACGTTCCCCATCCTGGCCGGCGGCTCCGCGCTGTCCAAGCAGCTCGACGGCGTGCAGGCCCTCGCCTGGACCACCACCCCCTGGACGCTGCCCACCAACGCCGCGCTCGCCGTCGGGCCTTCCATCACCTACGCCGTGCTGCCGGCAGGCCCCAACGGCATCAAGGCGGCCTCCGCCGACGCCCCGGTTACCGGGAGCTTCATGCTTGCAGCGGACCTGCTGGGCAGCTACGCCAAGGACCTTGGCTATGACAGCTTCGAGGATGCTGAAGCCGCCGTCGTATCCACCCACACCGGCGCCGAGCTGGAGGGTCTGGAATACCAGCGCCTCTGGGACGACTTCGCCGACAACGAGAAATACGGCATGGAGAACGCCTGGCGCTTCGTGGTGGCCGACTACGTCACCACCACGGACGGCACCGGCATCGTGCACCAGGCGCCCGCCTACGGTGAAGATGACCAGAAAGTCTGCGAGGAGGCAGGCATCCCCGTGGTGCTCTCCGTGGACGAGGGCGCAAAGTTCCTGCCGTTGTTCAAGCACGGCGACCTCCACGACATCGTGGGGCTGCAGGTCTTCGAGGCCAACAAGCCGATCACCCAGGTGCTCCGTGCCCAGGGCCGCCTGGTCCGCCAGGCCAGCTACGAGCACAGCTACCCGCACTGCTGGCGCTGCCGCAACCCCCTGATCTACCGTGCCGTGTCCTCCTGGTACGTGGAGGTCACCAAGTTCAAGGACCGGATGTCCGAACTGAACCAGGAGATCAACTGGATCCCCGGCAATGTCAAGGACGGCCAGTTCGGCAAGTGGCTCGAGAACGCGCGCGACTGGTCCATCAGCCGCAACCGCTTCTGGGGCAGCCCCATCCCCGTCTGGCAGTCCACGGACCCCGAGTACCCGCGCACGGACGTTTATGGCTCCCTGGCGGAAATCGAAGCCGACTTTGGCCGGCTGCCGCTGAACAAGGACGGACAGGTGGACCTGCACCGCCCGTTCATCGACGAGCTCACCAGGCCCAACCCGGACGATCCCCGCACGCCCGAAGAGGGCCAGTCCGTGATGCGCCGGGTGGAAGACGTCCTGGATGTCTGGTTCGACTCCGGCTCGATGCCGTACGGCCAGGTGCACTACCCATTTGAGAACGAGGCCTGGTTCAACACGCATAACCCTGCTGACTTCATCGTCGAATACATCGGTCAGACACGCGGCTGGTTCTACATGCTGCACATCCTGTCCACAGCGCTGTTCGACCGGCCGGCGTTCCGGAACGTTATCAGCCACGGCATCGTGCTGGGCTCGGACGGGCAGAAGATGTCCAAGAGCCTGCGCAACTACCCGGACGTCTCCGAGGTCCTGGACCGCGACGGCTCCGACGCCATGCGCTGGTTCCTGATGTCCAGCCCCATCCTGCGCGGCGGCAACCTGATCGTCACCGAACAAGGCATCCGCGACGGCGTGCGCCAGGTGATCCTGCCGCTCTGGAACGTGTACAGCTTCTTCACGCTCTACACCAACGCTGCCGCCGCAGGACAGGGCTACGATGCGAAGCTGCGCTACGACGGCTATGCGGACACCCTGGACCAGTACCTGCTGGCCAACACCGGCGACCTGGTGCGAAACATGACCGTGCAGCTGGACACCTATGACATCTCCGGTGCCTGCGACTCGCTCCGCAGCTACCTGGACATGCTCACCAACTGGTACGTCCGCCGCAGCCGGCAGAGGTTCTTCGACGAGGACCAGGACGCCTTTGACGCCCTGTTCACCGCGCTGGAGACCGTCACCCGCGCCGCAGCCCCGCTGCTCCCGCTGGTCTCCGAGGAGATCTGGCGCGGCCTGACCGGCGGCCGCTCCGTGCACCTGGCCGACTGGCCGGACGCGGACCTCTTCCCCGCCAACCCCGCGCTGGTGGAGGCCATGGACCGGGTCCAGCAGATCTGCTCCACCGGGTCCTCGCTCCGCAAGGCAGCCAACCTGCGGGTCCGCCTTCCCCTCCAGGAACTCACCGTCGTGGCACCCGGGGCGGATGTGCTGGAAGGCTTCGCCGCCGTCGTCGCCGATGAACTCAACCTGCGCTCCGTGCGCCTGCTCGACGCGGCCACCGCTTCCCCTGAAGAGTTCGGCATCCAGCAGAAGCTGGTGGTGAACGCCCGTGCCGCGGGCCCGCGCCTGGGCAAGAACGTCCAGGTGGCCATCAAGGGATCCAAGTCCGGCGACTGGTCCGTGGACGACGCCGGTGTGGTCACCGCGGGTGGGCTGCAACTGGAGCCCCAGGAGTACACGCTGGAGACGGTGGTGGCTGAGTCCGAGGGCGGGTCTGCCGCTGTTGCCGTGCTGCCCGGAGGCGGGTTCGTGGTCCTGAACACGGAGGTCACCCCCGAACTGGAGGCCGAAGGCCTGGCACGCGACATGGTCCGCGCCATCCAGCAGGCCCGGAAGGACGCCGGGCTCAACGTCAGCGACCGGATCCGGACAACGGTCACAGCCGCGCAGCACGTGGTGGATGCCCTGCTGGCCAACGCTGAACTGGTCAAGGGCGAGACGCTGACGGTAGAGCTGGCCGCAGGGCCGGGCGACGTGTCCGAACCCGCCGTCGCAGTCGAAAAAGTGGAGGCCTAG